aagaggagaaaagaagCGCAAGTGCAATTGGAAGAAGCCTTGCGAAGGAAACGTATTGAGGCTCGTAAAAAGGTTCGATCTTTCTTatgcccttttctttctattggCTTTAAGTGCAATTTAGTAGTCTAATAGTGTGAATAGGTTGAAAAACTCCTAAACTATTGCCATTTTGTGGGTTTTATACCTAAACCAGTGTTAACAAAAgtgaaaagcgcaaaaaagctctaaggtcagctggggctttaagcgcaaagcgcaaataaagcgtgggctttaatGGAAAAAAGtgcaatggtgcaaaaatactaatatatatatgtttagtccaagattgataataataagcatgaataacaaatatatggacaaagaaattgtaaaaatattacgataaagtgaaatatcaatccTTAGTGTCACCTCTCCAAGGGAGGCccattggcaaggaaaagtatgtcttagagccttgatgatgacagtgaagcgcacataaagcaaggcgaagcgctcaacatgttttgagcctcgcttcagggcttaagtgCGCCGTTGATAACACTGACCTAAACTACTGAGTGTTCCTATTACCCCTGGACTATAGCTTTCTTTAGATTAAAAATCCCTGGTTAAATATGTGGCAAAATGTTTGGGATAACTTGCTTAGAGGTGTGTGGGAGATGAAAAAAGTCGTAAAAATGTGTCCATTTGCACAATGAGTTCATGGTAGTTCAGGGGTTTTGTGAACGCCCAATACGCcaatagtttaggtatgaaactcgCAAAATGgtgatagattttttttttgggggggtgggTTGTTATCccattcaacaaaaaaaaaaaaaaaattcaacatgTGCTGCCACTTGGGAATCTTTGGAGGAGCTTTTGGAGCGTTATGTGGACGTAACATGTCATATTTTTCTGGGAGAATTTTTATATGAGTTCATGGTAATTTAGGGGTACTGTGAATACTTCGTAGTTTAGGTATGGAACTCACAAAACGGTGATAGTTTAGAGGGGTTTTAACCTATTCACTATAGCCTAATAgtgttaaaaaatataataattgtGGAAAAATGGCTTAGAAGGTAATATCCAGATATTGACCCTCCTACATTTtgataattttgaaaaatgagaaattgtaATTTGGGATTTATTACCctgtcattttctttattgcaTGTTGGTGTGACTGCGTGGTTGGATATTGCAAGTTATGGAGTAAAAAGAGCATTTATTCCTTGTTTATGGCTTCTAAAGCAAAATGCATGTGgtttcagaaaaataaaattgggttTCAGCTGAACAAGCAAAATTGCAAGTTTAATAATGATTCAGACTCTCCTTCTGGGAAGAGGCAGATTTGAGGAGACTAATCCAAGAAGAGGAAAAGGGAAAAGCAGGCGGCATGTAGGTTTAGTATATAGGTAGTTGTAGGCTTCAACTTtaccagtttaaaaaaaaaataaaaaaaaaagtacagtTAGTTGTAGGCTGCAATAACATGGAGTGTTGAATCTTGAAACTCTGATGATGATAAACCTCACTTGGATTACTAGAATTTACTCATGTTTGGTTATTTATATTCTTGATATGGTAAAGCCCATCGCCGAAACCCCTCTAAACAGGACGCCAACAATGGCTTTTCccactttcttcttttggtgACTTGAATTACCAGTCTCATGGTTACATTTGCTCATATTATGAGAAAGTTCTTGATGTTACAATATTGGTCCTTTATTGATTCTCACTCCCTTACAAGGCATACacacaatgtctaaagaatccAGTTCATCATCTCTAGTTCTTAAGTGGTGGTGAAGTTATGCTGAAGTGAAGAGTGATTTGTCAATAAGCAATCTACTTTAATAAAGGAGTTCTCCTCTCATGCATAAATTGGTCAAAGGAAGGATTTTTTAGGATAATAGACTCAAATATTGCATCGTTTTTCCGCTAAACGCATAATTTCACCACCCTGGCTGTTGAGCTACATGTCCTCTACTGCTTTTTAGAAATAGCATGTAATGTAGACCAGTGTGCAAATCATTTTGAAAATTGACTTACTTTTCTACTTCTTTTTCTTCCGGGCGATTAGCACAATCCAGGTTATGGTTAAATGCCTTCATGGCTTTGAAGTTCCTTGCTGTCTCAGTAGTTGTCTCAAATTTGCTTCTTTCGTAGTGGACCACTACTAGTTGTAATCATTCTTATAGCTGTTACTTTTATGATTGTGGCTAAAGTGCCTTAACACAATTTCGTCTGCCTGGTGTGCGTCAATTGCATCAAATTTGTTTCCAGTTTAGCAGTGCAGTTAGTACAATCGTTCAAATATAGTAACTAATAATAGTGTTTCTTGATGTAATCAAACTTGTCATGGTGTGATATCTATGTTTTTTCGCTTGCTTTTACAGAGAAAGGAGGAAAGAGATTTTGCCATCTTTGGTGGAGCTGCGCCTGATTCAGCTGCTGGAAATGATGAACCTGTTGAGGAGGACCTTgacgatgaagaagaagaagatgagcCTACTGCAACAGTCTCAGGTACCCTCTAGTGACATTAGTGCAaacttagggtgtgtttggtccattttggttggtcaaaatattttgaaaaaacattttctctaggaaaacaagtttgttaaaaatgaagaaaatgacttccctagtgGGATTagagaaaacaagttccataagtgGCCTTTGAAGCTCATTGTCTCCTTTCCACCCCCAAACGGGCCCCCAAACCCCCTACCTCTTAACCATCCCACCCCCTGCCACCCCCAAAACTCCCGCTCCCCACCCCATCTCACCCCTGTAGTGTTTTCCTAGATACATATAATTGCTCTTGGGACAATACTTTTTTGCTTACGTTACGTATCAAAcaatagaaaataagtaagtaaCAATTTccatggaaaacattttccttcattaccaaacacacccttattTGGTGCTGAAATTATCCAGAGTTCTCAGTGAGAACGGtctgatcaacaacaacaacaacaacaacatgcccagtataatcccaccaggtggggtctggggTGAGAACGGTCTGATACTCCTTGGAAAATCTGAGAATTCCGATGTGGGATTTCATTTGATAGTTATCAGCATACATGGAAATACATTATTGTCTTGTGCAAGAGAGGTATAgaatagaattttttttgggaatataTCCGTAGAGTTCAAATGCAGTATTACAGATTTACAGTTAACAGAGCTAGGGGAAGGTTTAAAAACTTAGGCACCCTTGACTGGGACATCACATAATAGAATACATTTACTTAGCTGCTTCACTTCCCTCTTCGCAGAAAATGAGAAATCCGTATTATAACCACTGATGCATACGCCATCAGTATATGATGTTTTATCTGCATTATAGCCAAGTGACTGATACAGTCAAACTTCTCTATAACGACATCGTTTGTCCGGATGTTTTTGGCTGTTATAGCgtaatgctgttatagagaacgtataatataacataacatgaaaaattggttaaaaagaaaacttatagtgaaatgttgtatAGAGGATGGATGTTATAGAGAGGTATACCTGTAGTATCTGAGGCGTCTAAGCTTCTGGAACTTCCATGAATTAGTTTTGCTccaacatgctcggatctttctttcttcttttatagTAATAACTATTAAATCTGGTGGTTGAAACACACTATTAGTTACTGCTATGTGAGACTTGAAATGAAAATGCTATTAAGTAGGACTTTGTCCTTGCCGTACAAGATAAAGTCAACTTGGTACTATGATAGTTAGGATTTGTGTAACATGATCCACAACTAGGAACTTCACCTGTGgattaatttttgttctttgttAAAAAGGGACTACAACATATGACAACGGCGATGTGCAAGTCATCGTGACAACAAGTGAGATCTCtcgtgaagaagaagaagaatcccCAGCTCAAGTGCCACCACCATCAGCAGTAGCTCAACATGCCGGAGAAACTAAAAACAGCAAACGGAACATTCCGGTAAGCAAGAAGAAACCATTCAAGAAAGCTGCGAAAAAGAGATCTCGGCCCAAGCCACAGAGTAAGAGAGATAAGAGGAAAGgtaaaaagaagaacaaaaagcAGTTTTagcatttttatttcttcaactttGGCCCCTTCcctttcaaatgaaaaaaagagagaaaaatgtcTCAACATCTAAAACAGATGCTGCCTCATCTGTGGCGCATTTTTATTTATTGCAAATGCTGTTAGCATATAGTATTTTAGTATCTTGCTTATGTGATGACTAATGTTTGTTCACATATTAATCTGGGCATTTTTCTAAATGAATTATTTGTCTAAGATTTTTGCATTtgaattattcatgcttcttGCATGATACGTTTGcacttcttttccttttttttttttaatttttttgagccAGTGCCGAATGTTGTTGGTTTTGTACGTTCGGGAATTGTTAATATGTatcgaagggcaaaaattaagcAACACTCGATAAATATTGGATATTTAATTGGAGTAGTAAATAATTGCATCAAGTTTGTCATACTAGTACTTCTTATGCAGTTTACAAAAAATTTCTACCAAAAGATTGTCAAATACAATGGGAAACGTGTGAAAGAATCGAATTACTTGGGAAGACAAACTATTGTAAAATGACATTAGCTATCATATGAATAACATTGGAAAGTATCAAGGCATATTGAAATGGAGATGTATGGAAATCATGCAGCTATCAGGTTACCAAGAGACGTTGGGCTGCTTGAGTAAAATTTATGAATAGGAACGAAGCTATAGGGGCCAAGGTGGGAGTAGCCTTTGTGGAAGTTAAGATaagggaagcgaggctgaggaGGTGGtatgggcatgtgaagaggaggtcCGTAAATGTAccagtgaggaggtgtgagaggttggctatggttGGTGTTAGGCGAGATAGAGGTAGGCGGAGGTACTTAAAAGGTGATTGACGGGACGTAGACACAAATACGACCCTAGATAGCAAGATTTGGAGGTAGAGGATTAGGGTAGAAAGGTTAAGTCATTGATGGAAGACTTTGTATGCTTTATATGTAAGTGGGCAAGTCCCATTTTCTCCTTATTTAGTAATATCATCTAGTATTTGCATTGTATCTTATTCTCCTTTTATTACTATCTGTTACTTCTTCTGCTATCTTACTTTTTGCTGCCGTTATTTTCCTTTCTATCTTGCTTTGATTATACTTCTTTTGAGTCGAGGGTTTATTGggaacaacctctctaccccataaAGATTGAGATAATGTCtgtgtacatcctaccctctctagaccccacgttgtgggattacACTCGATATGGTGTTGAGTAAAATTTAACTCGAATCTTCGGTGTAACTCTTGGTTAAGCTTAGGACTGAAATTGCCCCATTTTGGATAAAAAGGAGGACTATTAGTGCTTCATGTGAAAGAATAAGGATTACTTTGAATCTAAAGCCAGAGAGAAGGGACAATTTTGATCTTTCTCGTCCCTTTTGATCTTTCTCTTGAAGTAAATGATATCTTATTTTTCTAAGGCGACAAATTTTCTAATATTTGGAACCAATATACTAGCCTCAGTTGTTGCCAAGTACTAAAATTAGTCCTCTTAGTTTTCAACTCAATGTTGTTCTTTTGAGATTGTTTTCATTTTAATGCACTCAGCTACAAGCCATTGGCTAAtgtaacaaataaataatacaTCTAACAATTCTCAGTTCTCATGTGTGTCATTATTGCAGAATTTGAAAGTTACTTTACGTGCTTTCAAGCTCTCGCTAACTGTATGTGATGAACAAAATTTTTTCACCCTTAATTAGAAGTTTGGTTGAAGTGCTAGGAATGAAAAAAATCTCGACGGAGAGCCTTTCCCCTTTGTATGTGATGAGGgttcaaagaaaaattaaacaaaagaaGACATTAAATGTAATGAGTATTTTGTGAGTTACATAACCAACACTGTGAGGTAATCTCTTTagttgataagtggacacttgcTTGTTTTAAGCATAAACAAAAAAAGGCAAtgttaaattaatatttttccttCCCTAATTAAAATGCTTAGCTAGAAACATAAAAAgtaataaaaaattgaaaatgtaTCTAAAAAATTTGCAAATTCTATAATGGTAAGCAAACTTTTCATTAGGTAGAATTTTAATTGCAATGTTTTAGAACCTTTGCTTTCACTATTTTTTTATCGAAATTTTAAAATAGATTATTTctctaaaattttaattatttgatcaaATATTCGATTGCCAAATATTAACAATCATCGTAGACAATAAAATCTATCTATATGTTTTATAAACTAGTGTTGGTCCGTTATCATGCAAATGTCCTTATCTATAactttatttgattaaaaatcatatatacatttaacatttataaaaaataatgaaaaaagcaactggaaattaatttaacaataGAAATTCACACATACAGTACTACATGGGTGGTtattaacaaaaagaaaaaaagaagatagaagATCAATAAatctaagaaaaaaagaagatagaagATCAATAAATCTAAGAccaaattttgagaaattaacaataattattttgaaaagttttttcaCCAGTATATAATAGATATTGAtgattaaatattataaaataagaaaataatatagaAAGATCAATATCGTAGAAACCATTCTCTAATAGTCCTTTTGGgagatattttaattttaattttttttttgtgtgtcttGCTAAGAAATATAATTAACGGAAAATGTGGACTTTAAACACATtgcattttttgttttatgCTTTAAAACAAGTAAATGTCCACTTCTCAACTAAAGAGATAAACTCACATAAGTAATATTGGTTTTGTGattcacaaaataaaatttcttaaaTGTAATGACTACTTCTGGTCGAAGTTAAAATGAAAAGGAGTATTTTGCTTTCGGAAATATAGTATTGAATAAATTAGAAAATGTAAATTTCAccatttcaaaaatataaaaatccgATTTAGAGCTTCTTACGAAGAGACTTTGCTTAAATTAATAGAAGTAAACAAGTACATATCTATGCCAACTAATAACTAGTTCAACAAGACAAGTTTTGAAGTCGAtgttaaaaattatatttgccctaaaccaacaatatcatgataATGAGATTTTTTACATAACTTTTATCACTTAATTATTTTAACATGCTTTTATGTTaatttatcatatattttttataatcaaATAGTTCTTGATGGCTAGTGGCGCATGTGTAGAAACCCTGCGTGCAGGGGCGGATTTAAAAGACACCGAGGTGTTACGAACACCCCGCAAAAaacaaatgtatatatatggtaaattttttgtatttatgtacatatatttatttttgaacaCCTTGAATAAAAGTAAAAGGTTAGTTCAAGtggttcagggtgttcaaaattatcTCTAATGTCCTAGGTTCGATTCTTATCGtctggatccgccactgccTGCGTGAATAATAGGTTCACCTCTTTATActtctttatttaaaaaagtCTTAAATATCAAGTTTTTGTTTCAATAAGATTAGTGTACGATTAGAAAGTCCGTGAATACTACAGTCAGTCCCTCTATCCTCCACTTAAATATAAAAGGGATCGTTTGATAGCTAATTAAGAGacaagttattcatgtattaaatttTACATAAGTAATATCACGTTTAGTAGCTGGTTAGAaggtaagttattcatgtataaaattaatacaGCTTTAGATCTACAATTTAGAAACTCGCATAACTAATTCATATATAAGTTACgatatctatatattattttatgcaggacagaaaatgaaataattaaaaccCTGCACAACTAAtccctgcataaaataattcTAAAATTCCCTCCTAATTAATTCTATATTATTAATACCCGCATAACTCTAACTAGTTACTAAACGGGCACCTAACATTATTTTATACTTCATCCCAATAATAGTGTTTTTTCAATAGATCCACTATGCAAGCCAAAGCTAGGCAGctatgaaaaattaaaaacagtAATCTATTTTTAGCAGTTAGTGTAGAATCTGCAGATACCCATAAATCCCACTTATCTTCCTCGAAATTTCCGCGAAACCCCCTCaacaatttctctttctttcaattttcccgctttcctcttttctctttcatctttcatttcctttttaatctccTTTTTGGCCCTTAGAATCTGATACTCCAATTTTAACTGCaaacagttaaaaaaaaaaaacaaatcagaTCTAAAAGAGACCCAATTAAGGAAAATGGATAGGAAACGTGCACTTGATGCTAGCAGTAGTGAAGAAAATCAACCTGATAGAAAAAGACCTGCTCTTGCCAGGTAATTAAAAAATCATCAAGAACTACTTTCTCTGTTTTAATTTACGTGACATAATTTCgtatttcgagagtcaaacaatTTAGTGTTGACCATGAATTTAACTTTAACTTTACACGTGGCATATTAAATATCACATGATTAAatgatattttggtacatactaGGTagtttagtttaagaccacaacattcaaaagtcttatttatttcttaaacttttcgTGCCAAGTAAAAACCAGACAAAGCAAATTGAAATGGATGGAGTAATATTTTGGGTGTTATATTCTGTCTATAGACTGTGTTAGATGGTTTTTTTGTTGCACAACACAACTACGTAGATTATGTACCTGGGGACATGGGTTTTAGTGCTTTTACCTGTCTATGATTTGAGggggataatagtcaaaataccccccaacgtttgaccaaaatctgcaACGCGCACACCGAACCTTTGCGGTCCTATTACCCCCACAAATTTTTTCGGTAGCAAAATGACCCTTTTTTGCCGATGTGGCGAGAGCGTGAATACGCATGCCAGGGCGCGTGACGACCTTTAAAAATGCATCGACTTGTTTTGGGCCTTGACCTACGCACATATGATGCCaagtagataaaatttgaactccctccatttttagctacttcatcttcatcttcctttatttaatatccatccccattttttgttgtcaaaataatatccattataaacgaaaatctcCAGCgaagaaaatccacatatgattccgaacaacttgttaaagaacaactttccaccataaacgaaaatgcgaagaaaaaaaaaatgaaaaatatcgaagaaagaaaaaggaaaaatgcggaaaaaaataaggatgaaaaatttaatcttgttaaagaaaatcgattGGAAGTttcttgtttggagttgctacttgtttgcttggttggagttattTCATTTTTGCGCGGATGCCGCTCTTCGTTTTAGGTGGTCTTTAAAGTACGCCCTCGAGGCAAAGTGTTTTGCCCCCTCGTAactttttagttaaacataactaaaatacGCCGgagatacaaaatttaaaaatatttcaataaaaaaaaacaaactttttgGTAGTTTTTGTAGTTTTCCGATTAACCTTCTTGGTGGGTGATGGCCTTGGATTTGCACGGTACTCACACTTAAACTTCCTTTGCACGTGTGTGCATTTCGGTTCTTATTTAGTTGATTAAAACTCGACTCGTTGCCTTTGCGTGTATTTCGATTTTGTTCTCATCTTTGTTTAGCTTATTAGCAAATTagtgcttacaaaatattatagaAAATTTTATCAATACGCAATTTTGCGGCTAAGGAGATAATTGACATCCGCCAACAAGGGTGGCATCATCATTGCGACAAAACAATTgttatttcttcatctttaatTAGAGATTTGATTAGTTCTAACAAAAAGATTGAAAACAATTCGACATGAAGCCTTTTACCCTTTACTAGGTCTACCTGGCGAATGCGGTTTAATGGAGCTAATTACGCCAAGGCAAGTACGCCCCCTCGGGCgattttagttaaacataactaaaagtacatTTTATGTAagtatacaaaatttaaaatatttcaataaaaaaaacaaactttttgGTAGTTTTGTAGTTTTCCGATTAACCTTGCGGTGGGTGATAGCCTTGATTTACTGCCCAAGATCTCACACTTAAACTCACCGCACGTCGTAAGCATTTCGATTCTTATTTAGGCGATTAAAACTCAACTCACCGTACCGTACGTGTATTTCGGTTTTGTTCTCATCTTTGTTTAGCTTATTAGCAAATTAGTGCTTACAAAAATATTATAGAAAATTTACCTATCAATCTTTGTAATTTTATGACTAAGGAGATAATTGACATCCTCAACAAGGGTGGCATCATCATTGCGACAAAACAATTgttatttcttcatctttaatTAGATTTGATTAGTTCTAACAAAAAGATTGAAAACAATTCGATACTTAAGCCTTTTTACCCCTTTACTAGGTCTACCTAGCGCGAATGCCGGTTTAATGGAGCTAGTCGCCCTCAAGTAAATCTGCCCACTCCGTGactttttagttaaacataactaaaagtctccaggggggcatacaaaatttaaaaatatttcaataaaaaaaaacaaactttttgGTAGTTTTTGTAGTTTCCGCTTAACCTTACTGGTGGGTGATGGCCTGGATTTGCACGCGCACTCACACTTAAACTCACTGCACATGTACGTGCATTTCGCCTATTTAGCCGATTAAAACTCAACTCATTGACTGCATGTGTATTTCAGTTTTGTTCTCATCTTTGTTTAGCTTATTAGCAAATTagtgcttacaaaatattatagaAAATTTACCTATCAATACTGCAATTTTGCAGCTAAGGAGACAATTGACATCCCTTGAACAAGGGTGGCATCATCATTGCGACAAAACAATTgttatttcttcatctttaatTAGAGATTTGATTAGTTCTAACAAAAAGATTGAAAACAATTCGACATGAAGCCTTTTACCCCTTTACTAGGTCTACCTAGCGCGAATGCGTTTAATGGAGCTGAGTCTGCCTCATAGTTTCAAAGTCTGCCCctccggcggacttttagttaaacataactaaaagtctgccggagggatacaaaaatttaaaatatttcaatcaaaaaaacaaactttttgGTAGTTTTTTGTAGTTTTCCGATTAACCTTACTGGTAGGTGATGGCCTTGGATTTGCCCGGTACTCACGCTTAAACTCACCTTTGCACATATGTGCATTTCAGTTCTTATTTAGCTGATTAAAACTCAACTCATTGCACTGCATGTGTATTTCAGTTTCGTTCTCATCTTTGTTTAGCTTATTAGCAAATTagtgcttacaaaatattatagaAAATTTACCTATCAATACTTTTagtcccataaaacataactaaaagtatgccccataagcgtaagttttccttaaggtataactaaaagtttgccttataaggaaaaatttaatgggcaaacaTTTATCTGGACCGGCATAactgtgaaggaattatcaaagttatgccgaccCGATACTTATACTTATGcccaaggcataagtatcttgtccggcataactttggtaatttcttcacaagtgtatgccgttgggggcatagcgaaatttaactctgccttgcgaattttttttaaatttttgactgcgtgtgggttcgaacctggaacctatgagttttagccgaagggcaaaatttaaagatttcaaatatgagggaaaatttaaagaccaccccaacgAAGGGCAATTCTCGCAATTGCCCGAGttatttaagcactaattctttgagttgatttggggagaaaattaaactccattgctaagaatttggagaaagctatgaagaacaccaaatg
This genomic window from Lycium ferocissimum isolate CSIRO_LF1 unplaced genomic scaffold, AGI_CSIRO_Lferr_CH_V1 ctg473, whole genome shotgun sequence contains:
- the LOC132044542 gene encoding ribosomal RNA-processing protein 17, translated to MEEHLVEDEGGQNPRIRGRHIKKRALKNKALTVSFDEKDLKDFVTGFHKRKKKRRKEAQVQLEEALRRKRIEARKKRKEERDFAIFGGAAPDSAAGNDEPVEEDLDDEEEEDEPTATVSGTTTYDNGDVQVIVTTSEISREEEEESPAQVPPPSAVAQHAGETKNSKRNIPVSKKKPFKKAAKKRSRPKPQSKRDKRKGKKKNKKQF